One Bacillota bacterium genomic region harbors:
- a CDS encoding M42 family metallopeptidase, which produces MKENSIELLKALTETPGVSGFESPVRKVLAERLTPFASEISVDGLGSLIAVKKGVSAEPRIMVAAHMDEVGFMVTQITDEGFVKFQTLGGWWEQVLLAQRVDILTSGGSVPGVIGAKSPHILSPEDRKQPVKMKSMFIDVGATGREEAARTGVKPGDPVIPYSPFTVCRNARTLMAKALDDRSGCAMVVELFQRLNPCELPGTVFGVMTVQEEVGLRGAVTSAEAVNPDVAVVADVTVATDTPGITADDVPVKMYLGKGPAIGFYDNTMIPHIPFRDFVIKTAEENNIPYQIEVMAGGGTDAGRIHIHRRGVPSIVIGIPVRYIHDHTGIAHIDDYENAVKLITSVVKGLNAETLNSLRYHI; this is translated from the coding sequence ATGAAAGAAAACTCCATAGAACTATTGAAAGCTCTTACCGAAACTCCCGGGGTGTCCGGTTTCGAATCCCCTGTGCGCAAGGTGCTGGCGGAGCGTTTGACCCCCTTCGCCTCCGAAATCTCGGTTGACGGACTGGGGAGCCTTATCGCCGTTAAAAAGGGTGTCAGCGCCGAACCGAGGATCATGGTCGCCGCGCACATGGATGAAGTGGGATTCATGGTCACCCAGATCACCGATGAAGGGTTTGTCAAGTTCCAGACGCTCGGGGGGTGGTGGGAGCAGGTCCTCCTTGCCCAGAGGGTGGATATCCTGACTTCGGGCGGCAGCGTTCCGGGGGTTATCGGGGCGAAATCGCCGCATATTCTTTCCCCCGAAGACCGGAAACAGCCTGTGAAAATGAAGTCGATGTTCATCGACGTAGGGGCCACCGGCAGGGAGGAGGCGGCACGGACGGGGGTGAAACCGGGCGACCCCGTTATTCCTTACAGTCCTTTTACCGTCTGCAGGAACGCACGGACCCTCATGGCCAAAGCGCTTGACGACCGCTCCGGGTGCGCCATGGTGGTGGAACTCTTCCAGCGTTTGAACCCGTGCGAGCTTCCCGGCACCGTTTTCGGTGTCATGACCGTCCAGGAGGAAGTCGGTTTGCGCGGCGCCGTCACAAGCGCCGAAGCCGTTAATCCGGACGTGGCCGTCGTCGCCGACGTCACGGTCGCCACCGATACCCCGGGGATAACCGCCGACGACGTCCCGGTTAAAATGTACCTCGGCAAGGGGCCGGCAATCGGGTTTTACGACAACACCATGATCCCGCACATACCCTTCCGGGATTTTGTCATAAAAACCGCCGAGGAAAACAACATACCTTACCAGATCGAGGTTATGGCGGGCGGCGGCACGGACGCGGGAAGGATCCACATTCACCGGCGCGGTGTTCCCTCCATCGTGATCGGGATCCCCGTGCGCTACATCCACGATCACACCGGTATCGCCCATATCGACGACTACGAAAACGCCGTAAAGCTGATTACGTCCGTGGTGAAAGGCCTGAACGCGGAAACCCTGAACAGTTTACGGTACCATATTTGA
- a CDS encoding thymidylate synthase, with protein sequence MLSRLDKGQNSEQGPVVINAFDLPDAWFQLLYKIFDNGRIYTVERGSFAGSRRLEFDFIALRVQNPKVRPLVPDIPPDISVPAPSDPEYTVEYFARYLMSTERAENEQYTYGERIVPGVEKVLEMYRRDGFGTNQACIEVARPEDIDLDDPPCLRLVDTRIRNGRLDFYVYFRSWDLWGGLPTNLAGLQLVKEYMADELGVEDGMITACSKGLHLYEYAWEWARQRIRKRTPAEEG encoded by the coding sequence ATGTTGAGCAGGTTGGACAAGGGTCAAAACTCAGAGCAGGGTCCGGTTGTTATAAACGCCTTCGACCTGCCGGACGCGTGGTTTCAATTGCTGTACAAGATATTTGACAACGGTCGGATTTATACGGTGGAACGGGGGAGTTTTGCGGGCAGCCGGCGGCTGGAGTTCGACTTTATAGCGCTCCGGGTGCAGAACCCGAAGGTCCGGCCCCTGGTGCCCGATATCCCGCCCGACATCTCCGTGCCTGCGCCGAGCGACCCGGAATACACGGTGGAGTATTTCGCACGGTACCTCATGAGCACGGAACGGGCGGAAAACGAGCAGTATACCTACGGCGAGCGCATCGTTCCGGGGGTGGAGAAGGTATTGGAGATGTACCGGCGGGACGGTTTTGGAACCAATCAGGCATGCATCGAGGTGGCCCGGCCGGAAGACATCGACCTCGATGACCCGCCCTGCCTCCGACTCGTTGATACTCGGATCAGAAACGGCCGTCTTGACTTTTACGTCTACTTCCGCAGTTGGGACCTCTGGGGGGGATTGCCAACCAACCTTGCCGGACTCCAACTGGTCAAGGAGTACATGGCTGACGAACTGGGTGTGGAAGACGGGATGATCACCGCCTGTTCAAAAGGGCTGCACCTGTATGAGTATGCTTGGGAGTGGGCCAGGCAGCGCATCCGGAAAAGGACGCCGGCCGAAGAGGGGTAG
- a CDS encoding protease inhibitor I42 family protein: MTEKDSGRTVELQAGNTLEVVLSGKPTTGYGWEVASGDEAVIKQVGEPEYKADTARIGSDGKTTFHFKASAPGRTELKLVYRRPWEKNVPPEKTFEATVAVR; this comes from the coding sequence TTGACCGAAAAGGACTCAGGAAGAACCGTCGAGCTGCAAGCGGGAAATACGCTGGAAGTGGTGCTTTCGGGTAAGCCGACCACCGGGTACGGGTGGGAGGTTGCGTCCGGGGACGAGGCGGTTATCAAGCAGGTCGGCGAACCGGAGTATAAAGCCGACACCGCGCGCATCGGCTCCGACGGCAAAACAACCTTTCATTTTAAGGCCTCCGCCCCGGGCCGGACGGAGCTGAAGCTGGTTTACCGGCGTCCGTGGGAGAAAAACGTCCCGCCTGAAAAAACCTTTGAGGCGACCGTCGCCGTCCGATGA
- a CDS encoding RNA polymerase sigma factor yields the protein MENSPYRTCAYSVERGVDIERVDLVNSRKDNLHDFDNLVAQHSDKALRIAYLITGSRKAAEDAAQEAFVKFYGEIGLRRSADVFEPRFYEILTGLSRRSAGGSSDGINDNETHRFIRSALVKLPAALRTAVVLHCNGFSIKEIAVILKCREGAVRSRLNRAYKQLVNEMKLAPARITD from the coding sequence ATGGAAAACTCGCCGTATAGAACCTGTGCTTACTCTGTGGAGAGGGGAGTCGACATAGAAAGGGTTGATTTAGTAAATAGCCGCAAAGACAACCTTCACGACTTCGATAATCTCGTCGCTCAACACAGCGACAAAGCGCTGCGCATCGCTTACCTCATTACTGGCAGCAGAAAGGCCGCCGAAGACGCGGCCCAAGAGGCGTTTGTCAAATTCTACGGTGAAATCGGACTTCGGCGCTCAGCGGATGTCTTTGAGCCCCGTTTTTACGAAATACTGACCGGGTTAAGCCGGCGGTCAGCCGGCGGATCTTCAGACGGTATTAACGATAATGAAACGCATCGGTTTATCAGATCGGCGCTGGTAAAACTCCCGGCCGCTTTACGCACCGCGGTCGTCCTTCATTGCAACGGTTTTTCAATCAAAGAAATCGCTGTGATCCTCAAGTGCCGGGAAGGCGCCGTTAGGTCCCGGCTGAACCGCGCCTACAAACAACTGGTCAACGAAATGAAACTCGCGCCGGCAAGGATAACTGATTGA
- a CDS encoding chloride channel protein yields MPTQGADKNNIKADGSLIRGSFSLTSFILMLKTSEAAQGFLLAVVVGVAAALGAVAFRWLIGGFHGLFFDGGRHVLSFLGRFYVILIPAAGGLLVGPLVYCFAREAKGHGVPEVMEAVALKGGRIRPRVAVVKALASSICIGSGGSVGREGPIVQIGSAVGSAIGQWLRLPDETVKTLVACGAAGGISATFNAPIAGVFFALEVILGTVITRKFAYVIISAVTADFLSQVFLGDNRAFAVPHFGITSGWEFFFYVILGVLAGLAAFAFIRTLYSFEDLFKSIKMPEYIKPVLGGLAIGVIGLYSHDLFGVGYEGITKALSGQIVFGVLLALCLLKILATSLTIGSGGSGGVFAPSLFIGAMLGSALGAVVHSLFPSITAPAGAYGIVGMASVFAGAARAPFSAILIIFEMTRDYAIILPLMMTVVISTVFTRALMRETIYTLKLRRRGVDIEQGELADVMRTITVKEAMTRDFPVVPSTMRMEEFLTLFQNAGSHSFPVVDEKGLLAGIVAYADVQRSLGREKELTVGDIATKSPFVVYPDQFLDKVLKAAEEDYGRIPVVSREEAYQLVGILRRHDIIRAYRSRVRKSRAGGNVSAGY; encoded by the coding sequence TTGCCAACACAGGGTGCAGACAAAAACAATATTAAAGCCGATGGTTCGTTGATCCGCGGGTCGTTTTCCCTTACATCCTTTATATTGATGCTGAAGACGTCCGAAGCGGCGCAAGGATTCCTCCTGGCCGTCGTTGTCGGGGTTGCAGCGGCTTTGGGGGCGGTAGCGTTCCGATGGCTGATAGGCGGTTTCCACGGCCTTTTTTTCGACGGAGGGCGCCACGTCTTATCTTTCCTTGGACGGTTCTACGTTATCCTAATACCCGCGGCGGGTGGGTTGCTGGTAGGACCCCTCGTCTATTGCTTTGCCCGCGAGGCAAAGGGACACGGTGTACCGGAGGTGATGGAGGCGGTGGCGCTGAAAGGCGGCAGGATACGCCCCCGCGTAGCGGTCGTGAAAGCGCTGGCGTCATCGATCTGCATCGGGAGCGGGGGGTCCGTCGGGCGTGAGGGCCCCATCGTGCAAATCGGATCGGCAGTCGGTTCGGCTATCGGTCAGTGGCTGAGGCTTCCGGACGAGACTGTGAAAACCCTTGTTGCCTGCGGCGCCGCAGGCGGTATTTCCGCTACTTTTAACGCCCCCATCGCCGGGGTTTTTTTCGCGCTTGAGGTTATTTTGGGAACCGTTATTACGCGAAAGTTCGCCTATGTCATAATAAGCGCGGTTACCGCCGACTTCTTATCGCAGGTATTCCTCGGAGATAATCGCGCATTCGCTGTTCCGCACTTCGGCATTACCAGCGGGTGGGAATTCTTTTTCTACGTGATACTCGGGGTCCTTGCCGGCCTTGCCGCCTTTGCGTTTATCCGCACGCTGTATAGTTTCGAGGACCTGTTCAAATCCATCAAGATGCCCGAATATATCAAACCGGTATTGGGCGGTCTCGCAATAGGAGTTATCGGACTGTACAGCCATGACCTCTTCGGAGTGGGGTACGAAGGCATTACGAAGGCATTGTCCGGGCAAATAGTGTTCGGTGTGCTACTGGCGCTGTGCCTGCTGAAGATACTGGCCACCTCGTTGACAATAGGCAGCGGCGGAAGCGGCGGGGTCTTCGCGCCAAGCCTGTTCATCGGCGCTATGCTGGGAAGCGCTTTAGGCGCGGTTGTCCATAGTCTTTTCCCCTCCATCACCGCACCTGCCGGGGCTTACGGTATCGTCGGCATGGCGTCGGTTTTTGCCGGAGCGGCCCGCGCTCCCTTTTCCGCAATACTGATCATTTTTGAGATGACCAGAGATTACGCCATCATCCTTCCCTTGATGATGACGGTGGTGATCAGCACGGTATTCACCCGCGCCTTAATGCGCGAGACCATTTATACGCTCAAACTAAGGCGCCGGGGAGTCGACATTGAGCAAGGAGAGCTGGCCGACGTTATGCGGACGATAACCGTGAAGGAAGCGATGACGCGGGACTTTCCCGTGGTGCCTTCGACGATGCGCATGGAAGAGTTCCTTACGCTCTTTCAGAATGCGGGATCCCACAGTTTCCCGGTGGTAGATGAAAAGGGTTTGCTGGCAGGGATTGTGGCGTATGCGGATGTTCAGCGGTCGTTGGGCAGGGAAAAAGAGCTTACCGTCGGCGACATCGCCACCAAATCGCCCTTCGTTGTTTATCCCGATCAGTTCCTGGATAAGGTACTGAAGGCGGCCGAAGAAGATTACGGCCGCATCCCCGTTGTGAGCAGGGAAGAAGCCTATCAATTAGTCGGAATATTACGGCGCCACGATATAATTAGGGCATACCGCAGCAGGGTGAGAAAAAGCCGTGCGGGCGGGAACGTATCTGCGGGGTATTGA